The following are from one region of the Amylibacter sp. IMCC11727 genome:
- a CDS encoding GlxA family transcriptional regulator: MKTTPASTRNKADQQTPIRIGFLLIDGFSSLCITSMTGPFRSANRELGYDAFSWDFLSTDDEPITASDGISILTTLSSKSAQHFDYFFTCAGMQSDPPNRSALNATLHRFSRHSDVFGALCIGSFMLARAGFLDGYDFTLHWENQPAFSEEFPELEVSPNLYVMDRDRWTGSGGLSSMDIALHIIAERHGAGIANAVGNQYQIDRIRSASVGQRPYSLNQYETLPKPVQTAIHTMIANMETPLSIPEIAQSANKTVRSLERLFAKHLASSPARYYRTLRLEKVRQLLWHTNLSILEIALMTGFPSPSHLSRLYQTEFGIKPSEDRKDRAAL, from the coding sequence ATGAAAACCACTCCAGCATCCACGCGGAATAAAGCCGATCAACAAACACCGATTCGGATCGGATTTTTGCTGATTGATGGATTTTCGTCTCTGTGCATCACCTCCATGACGGGTCCATTTCGCTCTGCCAATCGCGAACTCGGGTATGACGCCTTCAGTTGGGATTTTTTATCAACGGATGACGAGCCGATCACGGCATCCGACGGCATTTCCATTCTCACCACATTGTCCAGCAAATCCGCACAGCACTTTGATTACTTTTTCACGTGCGCGGGGATGCAGTCGGACCCGCCAAACCGATCAGCCTTGAATGCAACACTGCACCGTTTTTCTCGTCACTCAGACGTGTTCGGTGCCTTGTGTATCGGGAGTTTCATGCTGGCGCGTGCAGGATTTCTGGATGGGTACGATTTTACGCTGCATTGGGAAAACCAACCCGCTTTTAGTGAAGAATTTCCCGAACTCGAAGTCTCTCCCAATCTTTACGTAATGGACCGCGACCGCTGGACAGGGTCTGGTGGGTTGTCATCGATGGATATTGCACTGCACATTATTGCAGAACGCCACGGCGCTGGCATCGCAAATGCTGTGGGCAACCAATACCAGATTGATCGTATTCGCAGCGCTTCTGTGGGCCAGAGACCATATTCGCTAAACCAATATGAAACCCTGCCAAAACCGGTGCAAACAGCAATCCACACGATGATTGCAAACATGGAAACGCCGCTCTCCATCCCAGAAATCGCTCAATCCGCCAATAAAACCGTGCGCTCACTGGAACGATTGTTTGCCAAACATCTGGCCTCTAGCCCAGCGCGGTATTACCGCACGCTCAGGCTTGAAAAAGTACGCCAATTGCTGTGGCACACAAACCTGTCCATTTTGGAAATCGCGCTGATGACGGGCTTTCCCAGCCCCTCACACCTGTCGCGGCTGTACCAAACCGAATTTGGCATTAAACCATCAGAAGACCGCAAAGACCGCGCCGCGCTTTAG
- a CDS encoding HAD family hydrolase encodes MALKGLVFDKDGTLFHYGGTWAVWCDQVLADLSGGDAVKAQELAAAVGYDPVSKEFLAGSLVVGASAGEINQAWADLLPDWSFADVDAVAVKHLDALPSLPVCDLRSLFQGLKNRGIKLGIVTNDYEQGARQQLDAENIADLFDFVAGFDSGHGAKPDAGPLLAFGQAVDLPMSAVGMVGDSTHDLGAGRAAAVGKTIGVLTGPASAADIEHLADVILPDISTVAEHL; translated from the coding sequence ATGGCGCTGAAGGGTTTGGTTTTCGACAAAGATGGGACGCTGTTTCACTATGGTGGGACGTGGGCTGTTTGGTGCGATCAGGTGCTAGCGGATTTGTCAGGGGGGGACGCGGTAAAAGCGCAGGAATTGGCGGCGGCGGTGGGCTATGACCCTGTGTCTAAGGAATTTCTGGCAGGCAGTCTGGTGGTTGGCGCATCTGCGGGGGAAATCAATCAGGCTTGGGCGGATTTACTGCCTGACTGGAGCTTTGCCGATGTGGATGCGGTGGCGGTAAAACACTTGGACGCTTTGCCGTCTTTGCCTGTGTGCGATTTGCGCAGTTTGTTCCAAGGGCTCAAAAACCGTGGTATCAAACTGGGCATTGTCACCAACGATTACGAACAGGGAGCGCGCCAGCAATTGGATGCAGAAAATATCGCTGATCTGTTTGATTTTGTTGCGGGATTTGACAGTGGTCATGGGGCAAAACCTGATGCGGGGCCATTGTTGGCCTTTGGGCAGGCCGTGGATTTGCCCATGAGCGCCGTGGGCATGGTGGGAGACAGTACCCACGATTTGGGTGCGGGGCGTGCGGCAGCGGTGGGTAAAACCATCGGCGTGCTAACGGGGCCAGCATCGGCGGCAGATATCGAACATTTGGCGGATGTGATCCTGCCCGATATTTCAACCGTGGCGGAGCATTTATAG
- a CDS encoding MarR family transcriptional regulator, with amino-acid sequence MDTPYDLRTGLGYQLTIAARTNNADFEAALARLGITRQMWCVLVAVGEQNITAPSAIADYIGIIRPAASRTLKQMDQKGLLHRKNGQTDKRTTTVALTDQGRDVLDRSMPMALATRSAIDGALTANEQQQLSQLLAKLTSSLQTTATGV; translated from the coding sequence ATGGATACACCTTATGATCTTCGTACAGGCCTTGGCTACCAACTGACCATCGCGGCACGCACAAACAATGCCGATTTCGAAGCCGCACTCGCGCGTCTTGGGATTACGCGTCAAATGTGGTGCGTTCTGGTTGCCGTGGGCGAGCAAAACATCACCGCCCCCTCTGCCATTGCAGATTACATCGGCATTATCCGTCCTGCGGCCTCGCGCACGTTAAAACAGATGGATCAAAAGGGGCTGTTGCATCGCAAAAACGGACAAACGGACAAACGCACAACCACTGTCGCGCTTACCGATCAGGGGCGGGATGTGCTGGATCGCTCTATGCCCATGGCGCTGGCCACGCGATCTGCCATTGATGGCGCACTTACCGCTAACGAACAACAACAGCTGTCCCAGCTTCTTGCAAAGCTCACATCTTCGCTGCAAACCACGGCCACAGGGGTCTGA
- a CDS encoding reductive dehalogenase, producing MTKLFSYKNRPPHLGPYPLERLRRTETAPDLSSMPPQQQVTFTADDPVSVINAMGEYQAMMDVIRDGTVKAEMATIPSDPQERANHLKAFGYYCDASMVGTTRITSDLWLKTPFSNPDVDRLSDTLRTKQVKTLASGIDMIMAGLREAMAAPPTTCDHHTNAIAFLYEYPRDPKPDEKGSDWIKDAQTHRAALRASETTSVLAAYIRSLGYDARAHSASATDIDLARCSVAAGLAQNLDGVASNPILGTRFGLSVITTTLEITPDQPLAADQPPLYSYKFGTGKHAKSARTRDPFAKRDFADGPHPYEKLKKVDDPTTYIDAPNVARVPKRADMFARSLFGDLGKSTQEAAKNGNYARKSAAAFAFRHALGAFVLLQDGGKADEIHPSVSDADRNAANLKATAYFLGCDAVGLSACPDWCYYSHDATGAELTPYHSNAISIVIDQGHETMEGASGDDWIACAQSMRAYLRFSLLGGVLGQQIRNMGYTANVHTVMGSEVVQPPLMLLSGLGEVSRIGEVILNPFLGPRLKSGTVTTNMPMTHDKPIDFGLQKFCESCNKCARECPSGAITAGPKLMFNGYEIWKSDSQKCTTYRITTAGGAMCGRCMKTCPWNLEGLFSEAPFRWAASNLPFAAKALAKLDDMAGNGSINPVKKWWWDLEMVDDGPYTTPQKPVSARDLSLNLDLKFEDQTLAVYPANLLPPPYPWPFPMDREAAIKAYHDMIPASEHKRRRAAGQPPEHTYSFDDTADKPVMRVQVSKVEKLSDLVTLYEFSNPDGSPLPPSTAGAHIDVVVAPEFFRQYSMSHDPADPSKYQIAVLREDGGRGGSKLMARSFEQGRMVFISKPLNHFPLIENASKSYLMGGGIGITPMVAMAHRLHAIGADFELHYSASRADQAAFDTILRNQPWSNRVSLHYSDQGSRADLAHILQFKDGAHVYTCGPDAYMASVLDTATANGFPEDNRHMEYFSVPEQPEYENHAFTLKLAKSGRSFDIPADKSPTDVLQEAGVQIDVKCSDGICGVCKCGIISGEVEHRDFVLSNKQRETALILCQSRAAKANGVLEIDL from the coding sequence ATGACCAAACTCTTTTCCTACAAAAATCGCCCGCCCCACCTTGGTCCCTATCCGCTGGAACGATTGCGCCGCACCGAAACCGCGCCCGATCTGTCGTCCATGCCCCCCCAGCAACAGGTCACATTTACCGCCGACGATCCCGTTTCAGTGATCAACGCCATGGGCGAATATCAAGCCATGATGGATGTGATCCGCGATGGCACGGTTAAGGCTGAAATGGCGACCATCCCGTCTGACCCCCAAGAACGGGCCAATCACCTCAAGGCGTTTGGATATTACTGTGACGCGTCCATGGTCGGCACCACCCGCATCACATCCGATCTGTGGCTTAAAACCCCCTTTTCCAATCCAGATGTGGATCGCCTTTCGGACACGCTGCGCACCAAACAGGTGAAAACTCTCGCCTCTGGCATCGATATGATCATGGCTGGCCTGCGCGAAGCCATGGCCGCCCCACCAACCACTTGTGACCACCACACAAACGCAATCGCCTTTTTGTACGAATACCCCCGCGATCCAAAACCCGACGAAAAGGGCAGCGATTGGATAAAAGACGCACAAACCCACCGCGCCGCCCTGCGCGCCTCTGAAACCACCAGTGTTTTGGCCGCTTACATCCGATCCTTGGGATATGACGCACGCGCCCATTCCGCATCTGCTACCGATATTGATCTGGCGCGGTGTTCCGTGGCCGCTGGCCTGGCGCAAAACCTCGACGGTGTGGCCAGCAACCCTATCCTTGGCACACGATTTGGCCTGTCTGTCATCACCACAACGCTCGAAATTACCCCAGACCAACCGCTCGCCGCGGATCAACCACCGCTCTATTCTTATAAATTTGGCACGGGCAAACACGCCAAATCCGCCCGCACCCGCGATCCCTTTGCCAAACGGGATTTCGCCGATGGCCCGCACCCCTATGAAAAGCTGAAAAAAGTCGATGACCCAACCACCTACATCGACGCCCCCAACGTGGCTCGCGTTCCCAAACGCGCTGATATGTTTGCCCGCTCCCTGTTCGGTGATCTTGGAAAATCCACGCAAGAGGCCGCCAAAAATGGCAACTATGCTCGGAAATCTGCAGCTGCCTTTGCATTCCGCCACGCCCTTGGCGCGTTCGTCCTGTTGCAAGACGGCGGCAAAGCAGATGAAATCCACCCCTCCGTATCCGACGCAGATCGCAACGCCGCCAACCTAAAGGCCACCGCCTACTTCTTGGGTTGTGATGCCGTTGGGCTCTCTGCCTGCCCGGACTGGTGTTATTATTCCCATGATGCCACAGGCGCAGAACTAACGCCTTACCACTCCAACGCAATTTCCATCGTGATCGACCAAGGCCACGAAACCATGGAAGGCGCATCAGGGGATGACTGGATCGCCTGCGCCCAATCCATGCGCGCCTATCTGCGGTTTTCCCTACTGGGCGGCGTCCTTGGCCAGCAAATCCGCAACATGGGGTACACCGCAAACGTCCACACCGTTATGGGATCCGAAGTCGTGCAACCGCCGCTCATGCTCTTGTCGGGCCTTGGCGAAGTGTCACGCATCGGCGAGGTGATCCTCAACCCCTTCCTAGGTCCGCGCCTGAAATCGGGCACCGTCACCACCAATATGCCGATGACGCATGACAAACCCATCGACTTTGGCCTGCAAAAATTCTGTGAATCCTGCAACAAATGCGCCCGAGAATGCCCATCAGGCGCAATCACCGCAGGCCCAAAGCTAATGTTCAACGGCTATGAAATCTGGAAATCCGACAGCCAGAAATGCACCACCTACCGCATCACCACCGCAGGGGGCGCAATGTGCGGGCGCTGTATGAAAACCTGCCCTTGGAACCTCGAAGGCCTGTTTTCCGAAGCCCCTTTCCGCTGGGCCGCCTCAAACCTGCCGTTTGCGGCCAAGGCATTGGCAAAACTTGATGATATGGCGGGCAACGGCTCCATCAATCCTGTGAAAAAATGGTGGTGGGATTTGGAAATGGTCGATGACGGCCCTTACACCACGCCCCAAAAACCTGTTTCCGCCCGTGATCTGTCCCTCAACCTCGATCTGAAATTCGAAGACCAGACATTGGCGGTTTATCCCGCCAACCTGTTGCCCCCGCCCTATCCGTGGCCCTTCCCGATGGATCGCGAAGCCGCGATTAAAGCCTATCACGATATGATCCCAGCGTCCGAGCACAAACGCCGCCGCGCCGCGGGACAACCGCCAGAACACACCTATTCCTTTGACGACACCGCCGATAAACCCGTCATGCGCGTTCAGGTGTCAAAGGTCGAAAAGCTGTCTGATCTGGTCACGCTCTACGAATTTTCTAACCCAGATGGTTCCCCCCTGCCCCCCAGCACCGCGGGGGCGCATATTGACGTGGTCGTCGCACCCGAGTTTTTCCGCCAATACTCCATGTCACACGATCCCGCTGACCCGTCCAAATATCAAATCGCAGTCCTGCGCGAAGACGGGGGGCGCGGCGGCTCCAAACTTATGGCCCGCTCGTTTGAACAGGGCCGCATGGTGTTTATTTCCAAACCCCTCAATCACTTCCCTCTGATCGAAAACGCGTCAAAATCATACCTCATGGGCGGGGGAATTGGGATCACACCGATGGTGGCCATGGCGCATCGGCTCCATGCCATTGGTGCGGATTTCGAACTGCATTATTCCGCGTCCCGCGCCGATCAAGCCGCTTTTGATACGATCCTACGCAATCAACCGTGGTCCAACCGCGTATCCCTGCATTATTCTGATCAAGGTTCCCGCGCCGATCTGGCACACATCCTGCAATTCAAAGACGGCGCACATGTTTATACTTGCGGGCCAGATGCTTATATGGCGTCCGTTCTCGACACAGCTACAGCAAACGGCTTTCCAGAAGACAACCGCCACATGGAATACTTCTCGGTCCCCGAACAACCCGAATACGAAAACCACGCCTTTACTTTGAAACTGGCGAAATCGGGACGCAGCTTTGACATCCCCGCAGACAAGTCGCCAACGGATGTGCTGCAAGAGGCTGGCGTGCAAATCGACGTGAAATGCTCAGACGGCATTTGCGGCGTCTGCAAATGCGGCATCATTTCGGGCGAGGTTGAACACCGCGACTTTGTTTTGTCCAACAAGCAACGCGAAACCGCCTTAATCCTATGTCAGTCACGGGCAGCAAAAGCAAACGGGGTTCTGGAAATAGACCTTTAA
- a CDS encoding DUF3572 domain-containing protein, translated as MTPDAAEVVALQALAWIVGNDDVRDVFLGASGASVDDLRTRAADVDFQGSVLGFLLMDDQWIMGFCDDHGLDYQTPYMAQQSLPGQGTPHWT; from the coding sequence ATGACCCCAGACGCCGCCGAAGTTGTCGCCCTGCAAGCCCTTGCTTGGATCGTTGGAAATGATGACGTGCGCGATGTATTTTTAGGGGCCAGTGGGGCCAGCGTGGACGATCTGCGCACCCGCGCGGCGGATGTGGATTTCCAAGGGTCAGTGCTCGGCTTTTTGTTGATGGATGATCAATGGATCATGGGGTTTTGTGATGACCATGGGCTTGATTATCAAACACCATACATGGCGCAACAATCCCTGCCAGGGCAAGGAACACCGCATTGGACTTGA
- a CDS encoding diguanylate cyclase yields the protein MPGRILVYDPIITNRLMLKAQLSHDFFDVCLATDLTDLQSNLRHNRPDVVLMSYHADRATNFEAVNWIKSNPVTHYVPIVFLANASDTSVWDHSHDFLVEDVVHYTAPKWVMTARLNLLIRSKEHIDGLVAQHRTMSDMGFAEQNLSFPPPSTQQHFIDLTLAHASFDDAFIAQVAALLSQDFPSLQIITKSRRLPHTRTADLYVIDPDPLGQGAAFAKMMALRRSGAQNAAAVLFTTDIANQKLMQRALEFGANDFAATACCATEMASRIRRVLWHRDMAKNAEQSVSHHLQSALHDPLTGLYNRRYALQHLNRLMLAAKPTGRAVTAMVIDLDRFKTINDTYGHLTGDLVLQETAQRLRKNLRTADLLARIGGEEFLVVLEGASMDRVRRIAERLRRQISSTPYTAADGQPIALSASIGVGATRTTWDTCTAIIDSADVALYRAKNSGRDCVTFNEKAA from the coding sequence ATGCCAGGACGAATACTGGTTTATGATCCAATCATAACCAACAGATTGATGCTCAAGGCGCAGTTGTCGCACGACTTCTTTGATGTCTGTCTTGCGACCGATCTGACGGACCTTCAATCGAACTTGCGCCACAACCGTCCAGATGTGGTGCTGATGTCCTATCACGCGGATCGCGCTACGAATTTTGAAGCGGTCAATTGGATCAAATCCAATCCCGTCACCCATTACGTGCCCATTGTGTTCTTGGCGAACGCGTCTGATACCTCGGTGTGGGATCACTCTCATGATTTTCTGGTAGAAGATGTGGTGCATTACACCGCGCCAAAATGGGTCATGACCGCACGGCTCAACCTGTTGATCCGCTCCAAAGAACACATCGATGGTCTGGTGGCCCAACACCGCACCATGTCGGACATGGGGTTTGCCGAACAAAACCTGTCGTTCCCGCCCCCATCAACTCAACAACATTTTATTGATCTGACACTGGCCCACGCCAGTTTTGATGATGCGTTCATCGCCCAAGTCGCAGCGCTCCTCTCGCAAGATTTCCCAAGCCTGCAAATCATCACCAAATCACGCCGCCTTCCCCACACGCGAACGGCGGATTTATACGTCATTGATCCCGACCCTCTTGGCCAAGGGGCCGCATTTGCGAAAATGATGGCACTGCGCCGATCAGGGGCACAAAATGCGGCGGCGGTGCTGTTCACAACAGACATTGCGAACCAGAAGCTGATGCAACGCGCGTTGGAATTTGGGGCCAATGATTTTGCCGCTACAGCGTGTTGCGCAACCGAAATGGCCAGCCGTATTCGCCGCGTTTTGTGGCACCGCGATATGGCCAAAAACGCTGAACAATCCGTATCGCATCATTTACAATCTGCACTGCACGACCCGCTCACTGGACTTTATAATCGTCGCTACGCATTGCAGCATCTGAACCGCCTTATGCTGGCGGCAAAACCAACAGGTCGCGCCGTGACCGCAATGGTCATTGATCTTGATCGGTTCAAGACGATCAACGACACTTATGGCCATCTTACAGGGGACCTCGTGCTGCAAGAAACCGCGCAAAGGTTGCGTAAAAACCTACGAACAGCGGATCTTTTGGCGCGGATCGGGGGCGAAGAATTCCTCGTGGTTCTTGAAGGGGCCAGCATGGATCGCGTGCGCCGCATTGCCGAACGGTTACGCCGCCAAATATCATCTACCCCTTACACTGCTGCGGATGGACAACCCATCGCCCTATCTGCCAGCATCGGGGTCGGCGCCACACGCACAACTTGGGACACGTGCACCGCCATCATCGACAGCGCCGATGTGGCTTTGTATCGCGCCAAAAACAGCGGGCGGGATTGCGTCACGTTTAACGAAAAGGCCGCGTGA
- a CDS encoding periplasmic heavy metal sensor, with protein MTDQQNAKTPKKPRNWLRVAFIASFAVNLLIVAAFAGAFWKHQGPKGRHLDRVSMGLGAYILALPEPAQTDVMALVGKGSKDRKAFRKSMRKHRDMLEQSLQETPFSPEAVRAAMTASQGAVLSKTQSLHEAYLAAVIAMSDAERAAHFERAKEIQAERRKSKHKRRE; from the coding sequence ATGACTGATCAACAAAACGCGAAAACTCCAAAGAAACCGCGCAATTGGTTGCGAGTGGCGTTTATCGCGTCTTTCGCGGTGAACCTGTTGATTGTTGCGGCTTTTGCTGGCGCGTTTTGGAAACACCAAGGACCCAAGGGGCGGCATTTGGACCGTGTTTCAATGGGGCTTGGCGCCTATATTCTAGCCCTGCCAGAGCCCGCGCAGACAGACGTTATGGCGTTGGTTGGGAAAGGGTCCAAGGATCGCAAGGCGTTTCGAAAATCCATGCGCAAGCACCGCGATATGTTAGAACAATCGTTGCAGGAAACCCCTTTTTCACCAGAGGCTGTACGCGCGGCAATGACTGCGTCGCAAGGGGCGGTGCTGAGCAAGACACAATCGTTGCATGAGGCGTATCTGGCTGCAGTTATTGCGATGAGCGATGCAGAACGCGCTGCCCATTTTGAACGGGCCAAAGAGATTCAGGCGGAGCGGCGCAAGTCGAAACACAAGCGGCGGGAATAA
- a CDS encoding RNA polymerase sigma factor, producing the protein MPFDTQSNISDDALMVLFANGDGAAANQLAYRHTPRVLALAFRMLNDRAEAEDVAQEALMRLWKIAPEWRQGEAKVSTWLYRVASNLCTDRLRKHAGKRRTADIDSVAEPMDETPSVETKMIGQDRAAALQTALQTLPERQRQAVSLRFLQELSNPEVAEVMGVSVDAVESLLARGKRGLAQALAVHKVELGLEF; encoded by the coding sequence ATGCCTTTCGATACCCAGAGCAACATAAGTGACGACGCCTTGATGGTGTTGTTCGCGAATGGGGATGGCGCGGCAGCAAACCAGCTGGCGTATCGTCACACTCCGCGTGTTTTGGCATTGGCGTTTCGGATGTTGAATGATCGGGCCGAGGCCGAAGATGTGGCACAAGAGGCGTTGATGCGGCTTTGGAAGATCGCTCCAGAATGGCGGCAGGGCGAAGCAAAGGTTTCAACCTGGCTGTACCGCGTTGCGAGCAATCTTTGTACAGATCGGTTGCGCAAACATGCGGGCAAACGGCGCACGGCGGATATCGACAGTGTGGCTGAGCCAATGGATGAAACCCCATCTGTCGAAACAAAAATGATCGGCCAAGATCGTGCGGCGGCCTTGCAGACGGCGTTGCAAACCCTGCCAGAACGACAACGGCAGGCGGTTTCTTTGCGGTTTTTACAAGAGCTGAGCAATCCAGAGGTAGCCGAAGTGATGGGCGTTTCCGTCGATGCAGTTGAGAGCCTGTTAGCGCGGGGCAAACGCGGCTTGGCGCAGGCGTTGGCGGTGCATAAAGTGGAATTGGGATTGGAATTTTAG
- a CDS encoding EF-hand domain-containing protein, giving the protein MKTSVKLIALGVTAAFVGTATMAPVLAKSKMETRFEKVDSNGDGFLDAAEIQASRDAKFAEIDTNDDGALDEAEMTAHREKREAKRKDRAEKRRAKMMAKADTNGDGLLQKEEMTGKVVERMMERLDKDGDGRISKDEMKAMRGKFRKHEE; this is encoded by the coding sequence ATCGCTTTGGGTGTTACCGCTGCGTTTGTTGGCACAGCGACGATGGCCCCTGTTTTGGCCAAAAGCAAAATGGAAACTCGGTTTGAAAAGGTCGATTCCAACGGTGATGGCTTTTTAGATGCGGCGGAAATTCAGGCATCACGGGATGCGAAATTCGCGGAAATCGACACAAATGATGATGGCGCGCTGGATGAAGCCGAAATGACCGCGCACCGTGAAAAGCGGGAAGCAAAGCGCAAAGATCGCGCTGAAAAACGCCGCGCCAAGATGATGGCCAAAGCAGATACCAATGGAGATGGCCTGCTGCAAAAGGAAGAAATGACTGGCAAGGTTGTTGAACGCATGATGGAACGTTTGGACAAAGATGGCGATGGGCGCATTTCCAAGGACGAAATGAAAGCGATGCGCGGCAAATTCCGTAAGCACGAAGAATAA